TGCTGGCGCAGGATCCGGCGCAGCCGGTCATAGGCCTCGATGACCGGCCGGTCATCGGTGCGGACAGCATCCAGTCCGGCCAGCGTCCGGCTGGCGACGAAGCGCGTGGCGCCGGTCATGGCCGCACCGCCTGCACTGCCCGCGGCCGCCGGCTAATCACAGCGGGTCCCCGTGCCGGCGCCGTCGAGTTCGAGACGCACGAGCGCGTCCCGCGCCTTCGTGGTGCCGCGCGCGGCGGCCTTTACGTACCAAGTCCTGGCCGCCGCGGCGTCGGGAGAACCGCCGATCCCGTTGTCGAGGGCGACCGCGTAGCAGTACATCCCCTCCGGGATGCCCGTCTCGGCTGCGTCGCGGAACCAGGCGCGCGCCTTGGCGTCGCTCTTCTCGAACCGGCGCCCCTGCTGGTAGAGGATCCCGATATTGACCTTGGCCGCACCGCTGCCCAGTTCGGCCGCGCGCCGATAGGCCTCGAACGCATCCTGGTTCGCGCCCTGCCGGTCGTAGGCGCGGCCGAGCTGGAAATGGAACCGGCGCAGACGCGGGGCCTCGGCGATCGCCGCCTGGCATGCCGCTATGGCCGCGCCGGCGCGCAGATCCCGGAAGTTGACGGTCCGCTGCGCGTCGGGGGCATCCGGGTCCCACGGAGCGCTCGCGAGATGGTCGCAGGACTGCGCAGCCCCGACGCCCGGATCGCCGTCGTGCGCAGAGGACGCGCCACAGGAGATAGAACCGACCAGCACAAGGAACCCGATACTTACCGCGGATCTTGGCCTGCCCTCGCTAGAACTGCTCAAGGTCAGCACCAGAGTGTCTCTCGAACACGATTGCCGCTTTCTACTTATACGCCAGCAGGTTAACGCGGCTACAATCTAAAGTGGTTAAGGCGCACGCGCTGAGATTGCGTGGGAAAACGCAAGGTGATTGTCGCGGGCCGTGGCAGGGCAGACACACGCGGACGGGGGATCCCCCGATCGCGGCGCGATCCCGCCCGAGCTGTCGGCTGCCGGAGAGCGGCCCTGTTACGACCGGGCCAGCCTCAACGGCAGGTGATCTGAACCGTGAAGTCGCGGGCCTTCTCGGCGATCGCGGCGCCGTCCATCGGGTCCGTCATGCGCACGTTGATCGGCGCCTCGACGCCGTTCGCCTCGAGGAAGTTGAGGGCGATCGCCGACTTGATGGCGAAGTTGACGTTCTGCGGCACGTCGCCGGAGGCGAAGGCGACCTGCTTGGATTGCACCACCCCGATCACGTTGCCGAACTGGTCGAGGGCGGGGCCGCCGCTATTGCCCTGCTGAACCGGTGCCGAGATCTGGATCTTGCGGGTGTCGTCGCCCGAGCCCGCCGTCGCCGTCACGCTGCCGATGGTAAAATTCCCGGTTGAAGCCAGAACATTGCTCTGCGGATAGCCGTAGACGTAGACATTCTCGCCGAGCCGCGCCCGGATCGAGAGCGGCGGCACCACCTTCTGCGGGAAATCGGTGGTCAGCACCGCGAGGTCGTTGGCGGCGTCCCGGGCGACGAGACGGGCCCGCAGGGCGGTATGGCCGGGCTGCTGCACGGAGATGTCCGAGCACGCCTCGACCACGTGGTTGTTGGTCAGCAGATGCCCGCGCTCCGACACGTAGAAGCCGGTTCCGGTGCTTGTCATGCCGGCCTCGAGCTTGCGCGGGTTATCGGGCGCGGGTTCCGCTTTCGCGGCCGCAGTCGTCACGTCCTTCTGGCAGCCGATGACGGCGTCGAAGGCCTCCGTGGATCCGACAAGGGACAGGACGGCGATCTGCCGCCCCTGGAAGATCACGTTGATGCTGCCGGACTCGGACAGGTCGGCGACGAAACGCTCCTTCAGCCCCGACTGATACAATCCGTGCGCGTCTCCGCGCTCGAAGCCCGTGAACGTCCCGTGCCACTTCTGGCGGCCCGCAATCATGGAGAGCTCGTACTGCCCGCCGACCTCCAGCGAACGCCACTTGGTGTTGGTGAGGGCGGGTACGACGCGCCGCGGGCGCCGTTGAAGCCGAACCACAGCGTCGTCCCGTCGCCGTAGCTCGCCGCCGCCAGGCAGCCGCCGAGGCTCTCACTGTAGCCGATGGACCAGCCCGCGACCTTGCCGAAGCTCTTGTCGACCGTCAGCTTCGGGGGCGCGGGCGAGGCGGCAGCGGGGTGAGCCACGCCGCCAACGGCCGCCAGAGCGGCGAAGGCAACCTTCATTCGGGACATGCGCGTCGATCCGGCGTGCGTCGTGGCGCTGGGTCTCAGCGCGTCTGGTTGACCGAGGTCGTGGCGTTGCCCCGCGGCGAGGCGAAGGGATCTGCCGACGCGTTCACCACCTGCGCTCCCGTCGGGCCGGCGGCGGGCTGCATGGGCTGGCGGCTCGCACGAACGACCTTCCGCCGGGGAGCCGGCACGCGCCGAACCTCGTGGATAACGCGGACGGTACGGCGCGGCGCAGCATAGACGACCACGGGGCGCTCACGCGCCGCCTGCGCGGCAATCGAGCCCGCGATGACGCCGCCGAGGACACCTCCAGCCAAGCCGCCGAATACGGCACCCGCGCTTTGCGCGTGAGAGGGCGCAGGAGTCAGACTCAGTACGATGATCGCGCCGGCTGCGCCTGCCGACAACAAGAAACGCCCTTGCATCAACTCACCCTCTACAGACCAAACCCAGAAGTGACTGCGGCCTGATCGAAGCTTAGCCATATTTATAACCCTGTGAAGGGGGATCGATCACATTTTGCGCATTTTAGGTTGCCTCTTGCTGAGCAAGGGCAACGGAAAGTTACGTAGATGGGGTCGGCGACTGCGGTGCAAATTCCAGGGCTCGCCCGGGTCTGTATGCGACTGAACCATTCCAGCGCTGCGCGGCGTCAAACGTTGAGAGTGCAGTCGAGATTCGTGCCCCATGGAGAAGCGACTTCGCCGCGCAAGCACGTCGTGCTTGCCGGATTACAGGCATCGGCGATCCAACAAACCATCGAACCTGGTGCACACTCTCAAGCCACCGGCTCTCGCGATATTTGCTCTGAAACGGGATCTGGATGCTGCTGCAGACCTATCAATGATGATTTGATCAACCCAGAAGTGCCCGTTTTGCTTTAAACAAAATCGAAACCAGCAAATGCAATCGAAAACATATTGCCAGAATTACTGCGCCGCCGAGCGTTCCAGTCGGCAGGGAAGCCGCTGTCGGCAAGCCAAGCGGGCAGATGGATCTGCTCAGCATGGACATGGGCAACGCCTCGCGTTCCCGGACTCCGAACCCGCTAGGCTCAGTGGCGGAGCCGGGTCTGTATTTTGATGTTCTCGACCTGCAGGCGGCTGTAGCGGCTTCGGTGGAGGGTGGTCATCGCGTCGTGCGCCTCGCCGGTCGAGTCGCAGATTTCGTCCGTGACGACGTCGCACTAGCCGGCCCTTCGATGGGCTTCAGAGCAAAGCCTCGGGGCGACCTTGTCGGCTAACGGCCGACCTCGTCACCATCCTCCATGGACATGCGGGACTGATCGGCACCGCTCCGTGCGGCGTTCATCGCGTGTTCCGAGTCTTGCTTCGTCGCACTCTGAGCCATGCCGCCGAACTCGGTCGCCTGCGCCTGCACGGCCGCAAGTTGGCTGCAAGCGAAGTCGGCCTGTAGCTGCAAGGCCTCTTGGAGGCTCCTGGCCCGAGTTAGCCTCTGCGCAAAGTCGAGGGTCGCTCGAACATTCTGCTCAGCAGCCCGGAGGCTGTAAGACGCCATGTCTTGCGTGCTCGCACCCGCCGTGTGCGCCCCGCCCTGGGTTGCTGCAACCGTCTGGCGCGCTTCTTCGATGAAACCCTCAAATGCCTGGCGCGCTTGGTCGATGCCCTTCTCAGCCAGCTCGCGCAACGCGTTCGGCACCTCAAGGTTCGGGGCGATGTTCACGAGCGTGTCCTCCGGTCATTTCTTGTAGAGCAGCGGAAATAATTCGAGAGCCGCACTCAACGAGAACATTGTGGAGGAACCCCGGTTCAACGCGGACGTGGAAGTCGCGGCTGATCGACTGCCACCGCGAGGGGGCGCTGAAGAAGTTGCACAGGGCTCTGTTGCTCGCCGGCACCACAGCCCCTCAATTGCCGACACGAACCCCAGACAGCCATGGTCAGAACACTTCCGCGCTGGCAATTTTATGCCAATTTCGCGGGCGATTCGCCCTCGCGGGGTGCATGCAACGCATCATAGTGCCGGAGCGTTGGGCAACTCGGAGATGTGCGGCCGTGCGGCTGCCGGAGGAACTGCTCGTATGCTGTACCTGATGCGTGATGCCTACGACCAGATGCTCTCGCCTATGCGGATGGCGGCAGAGATGGCCCGGACCGCTTGCGAGAACCCGTTCAGCCCCCTCGCTTACACCCCGAACGGCCGAGCCGTCGCAGCTTCCTGCGAGCTGTTCGAGCGGGCAACGCGCACCTATCCCAAGCCGGCTTTCAACCTCCCCACATGTGAACGTGTGGTGTGGGAGCGCCCGTTCTGTCGCGTGATCGCCTTCGGTATGCCTTCGGCGAAGCCGAAATTGCTGCTGGTCGCCCCACTCTCGGGGCACTACGCGACCCTGCTCCGCGGGACGGTGGCGGCCTTCCTCGACACGCATCAGGTGTTTATCACCGACTGGGCTGACGCCAAGAAGGTACCGCTCTCCGCCGGACGCTTCGACCTCGGCGACTACATCGACTACTGCACGGCGATCTTCGAGGCGCTCGGGCCGGACCTGCACGTCATGGCCGTGTGCCAGCCCTCAGTCCCGGTTCTGGCGGCGATAGCGCGCATGGAAGCCGAGGATCACCCACTGGTGCCGCGCTCAACCGTGCTGGTCGGCGGCCCGATCGATACCCGCCGCTCACCCACCGCGGTCAACAAGTTGCCGCAGGAGAAGCAGATTGGCTGGTTCAAGCAGCACTGCATTCACCCGGTCCCATGGACCCACCAGGGCCACGGCCGTGACGTCTACCCCGGCTTTCTCCAGCTGGCGGGCTTCATCAGCATGAACCTTGACCGCCACCAGACGGCGCACTGGGACATGTTCAACCACTTGGTGCAGGGCGACGGCGACTCGGCGGACAAACATCGTGAGTTCTACGACGAGTACCTCGCTGTGATGGACCTCACAGCGGAGTACTACCTCCAGACGGTCGAGACCGTGTTCATCGAGCACCTTCTGCCGAGGGGCGAGATGCGCCATCGGGGCAAGCCTGTCGATCCCGCCGCGATCCAGCGCTGCGCGCTGATGGCGATCGAGGGCGAGAAGGACGACATCACCGGCATCGGCCAGACCCGAGCGGCACTCGACCTGACGCTCAACCTCTCAGCCGAGAAGAAAGCCTACCATCTCCAGATGGGGGCAGGTCACTACGGCATCTTCAACGGATCGCGGTTCCGAACCGAGATCGTGCCGAAGATCGTCGCGTTCATGGAAGCGCATGCCGAGCCGGCGATGATTGTGCCTCCGATTTCGCTCGGCCATCTCCTTCCGGACGCCGCTGACCCTGACCTCTCCGTTCCGGCGGCGCTGCTCACGCACGATGCGTGCGCGGCCAGCGAGGCAGCTCGCGCGTTGCACGCGTAAACGCAGCGGGCTCGCCTGACGAAGCGCGACAGGGCGCAAGGGCGGTCAATGGACCGTGTCGCAGCCTGACGGGACGCGTGTTGTCGCGCGCTTCGGGTCGGGCGCCCCTCGCATCATGGCGTGTACGGCGTCCTGCTGGAGTTGCTGAAACCGCTTGTTCAGAGCCTCGCGCTGGTGCTGCCGCTTCTGCCCAAGCTGGTTCAGAACCCGATCCTTCTCGTCGGCAGAACCGGACCAGCCCTCTAGGCGCTCGCAGTCGATCTGGTAGTTGAACTCGACATCAGCCAAGGCAGCCAAGGTGGCCTGGAGTGAGCCTGTCAGGTCTTCGAGATGGAGACCTGCTGCCCGTATCTCCAGCACCGGTGCAGCCCATTCCTCGGCTGGAAGATCGGTCGGGCCGGACGCGTTCAGGTTCGTGATCTTGAGAAGGACGTTGGACGCGGCCACCAGATTGCCCGACGAATCTCGCAGCGGTGTCGGGTAGGGCATGAATGGGATGCGTGTACCATCCGGTCGCTCCAACACGGCCTGCACACCGCGGATGGGCTGCCCTGACTTGATGGCGACGGCCATCGGGCACTGGTCGAGCGGCAGGAGCGCCCCGTCAGGCGTGTAGATACGCCAGCACCCGCACCAGCGCGTCTTGCCGAGTTCAGGCCGGTAGCCCCATAGCTCAGCGGCCGAATCGTTGTAGTAGGTCAGCCAACCCTCGGCGTCGGTCGTGTAGACCGGCGACGTGAAATCTCGGAACAGCTCGGCACGCGACGGCTCGTAGTTCCAGCCGCGGTCAGGAGCGCTGAATTCGAATTCGTCGTCGTCTGGAAACATACCGCGATCCCTCGACAGACGGGCGAGGAAATGCCCGTCCAAGCATTTCGATCGCCCCCTCTGTCGCGGGTGCCAGCAAGCCGATGCCACCGTTACGCTGGCCGTTGCGGCTCGTCAGTGACGCAGAATGCGTCGCACTCCAGATCGTCCAGCGATACGAGATTGTGCCTCAGAGCTTCCGGGGGCGGTCGCTCCTCGACGCCATAACCGGCTCACGCCAGCCTGGGCTCTCCCGCATCGCCTGTTGCGGACATCGCTTTTTTGCACGGACAGGAATACTGTTCAAGAGCGATACGAGTCTGCAATTTCTGGGGCAAGATCAAATTCCTCTACGCTCCGGTGTCGAGCGCAATTCAATTGTAGGCCACGAAAGAAGAAAATTCGCTGCGAGGAGCGGGATTAAGTGCAGGCTGCGGTTGAAAGCCTTTTGATTGGGAGCGTGTTCGACGCAACAGTGCGTTGGCCGTTTCCACCGAGGCGACCTGCCGACATGCCGTCGAGTGCTTCGCTGTAAGCAAACGCCTGCCGCTGCAGGAGCGGCGTGTGGGCCACCTCACGCAAGGTCGCAATCCGCCCCCGGGGCGTGTCCTAGGAGAGCAACCGGGCAGCCATCTTTCGCGGGGCACCGGAATTTCGTGGATGTGATCTACCCTGGCTTTATGCAAGAATAAGCCGGCCTGCACGTCGTGTTTCGCGAGAGCGAGCAAGCAATGGCCGAAGTCACGCCTTTAGCGCTCCACGTTCCAGAGCCAGCGGTCCGGCCGGGCGGGGTCCCGGATTTCTCCAGCGTCAAGATCCCCAAGGCCGGGGCGGTGCCGCGTCCCGACGTCGATACCGGTTCGGAAGCGATCCGGGATCTGGCCTTCTCGATCATCCGCGTCCTGAACCGGGAGGGTGAGGCGGTGGGGCCGTGGGCCGGCTTGCTCAGCGACGATGAACTCCGGGACGGCCTGCGGGATATGATGACCCTGCGCACCTTCGATGCGCGGATGCTGCTCAGCCAGAGGCAGGGCAAGACGTCCTTCTACATGCAGCACCTCGGCGAGGAGGCCGTGAGCTGCGCCTTTCAGAAGGCCCTCGCGCCGGGAGACATGAACTTCCCGACGTACCGGCAGGCCGGACTCCTGATTGCGAGCGGTTATCCGCTGGTGACCATGGCGTGCCAGATCTACTCGAACGCGAGAGATCCGTTGAAGGGCCGCCAGCTTCCGGTTCTGTATTCGTCAAAAGAGCACGGGTTCTTCACGGTATCGGGGAACCTTGCCACGCAATATGTGCAGGCAGTCGGGTGGGCGATGGCCTCCGCGATCAGGCGGGACACGAAGATCGCGGCGGCCTGGATTGGGGACGGCTCGACAGCCGAGTCGGACTTTCACGCCGCACTCGTCTTCGCGTCGACCTATAAGGCCCCCGTCGTGCTCAACATCGTCAACAACCAATGGGCGATCTCGACCTTCCAGGGCATTGCCCGGGGCGGGGCCGGAACCTTCGCGGCGCGCGGCCTGGGGTTCGGCATCCCGGCGCTCCGGGTCGACGGCAACGATTACCTGGCCGTCTACGCGGTCGCCAAATGGGCCATCGCGCGGGCCCGGAGCAATCTCGGGCCGACGCTCATCGAGTATGTGACCTACCGCGTCGGCGCTCACTCGACGTCGGATGACCCCTCGGCCTACCGCCCGAAGACCGAATCCGACGCCTGGCCCCTCGGCGATCCGGTCATTCGGTTGAAGAACCACCTGATCCGGCGCGGCGCGTGGTCCGAGGAGCGGCACAAGCAGGCGGAGGCCGAGATCCTCGAGTCGGTGATCGCTGCGCAGAAGGAGGCGGAGAGTTTCGGGACGCTCCATTCCGGCTCGAGGCCGTCGGCGCGGGAGATGTTCGAGGGCGTCTACGCCGAGATGCCGCCGCACCTGCTCCGTCAACGCCAGCAGGCCGGAGTGTAGGCCATGCCGCGCATGTCGATGGTCGAAGCCATCCGCGACGCGATGGACGTGATGATGGCGCGCGACGAGAGCGTCGTCGTCTTCGGCGAGGATGTCGGCTATTTCGGCGGCGTCTTCCGCTGCACTTACGGGCTTCAGCAGAAATACGGAACGTCGCGCTGCTTCGACGCGCCCGTCAGCGAATCCGGGATCGTGGGAACGGCCGTCGGCATGGCCGCCTACGGCCTGCGGCCCTGCGTCGAGATTCAATTCGCCGATTACGTGTACCCGGCCTACGACCAGATCGTGTCGGAGGCCGCGCGGCTGCGGTATCGCTCGAACGGCGAGTTCACCTGCCCCTTGGTGATCCGCATGCCGACGGGCGGCGGCATCTTCGGCGGACAGACCCACAGCCAGAGCCCGGAGGCGCTCTTCACCCACGTCTCGGGGCTCAAGACCGTCGTCCCCTCAAACCCCTACGATGCCAAGGGGCTGCTCATCGCGGCGATCGAGGATCCGGATCCCGTGATCTTCCTCGAGCCGAAGCGGCTCTACAACGGACCCTTCGACGGACATCACGAGCGCCCCGTCACGCCGTGGTCGAAGCACGCGGCCAGCGACGTTCCGGCCGGCCACTTCGCTCTCCCGCTCGGAAAGGCGTCCATCGCTCGGGCGGGAACAGACGTCACGGTGCTGGCCTACGGGACGATGGTGCATGTCGCGCAGGCGGCCGCCGCGGAGACGGGCATCGACGCCGAGATCATCGATCTGCGGACCCTGGTTCCATACGATCTCGACACGATGGTGGCCTCCGTCGCCAAGACCGGTCGCTGCGTGGTCATCCACGAAGCGACGCTGACGTCGGGGTTCGGCGCAGAACTGGCAGCCCTCATCCAGGAGACCTGCTTCTACCATCTTGAGGCGCCGGTCGCCCGGGTTGCCGGATGGGACACGCCCTATCCGCACGCGCAGGAATGGGACTACTTCCCCGGTCCGGGACGCGTGGCGCGTGCGCTGGTCGAGACGGTGGAGGCCTGACATGGGCGAGCACCTGATCACCATGCCCGATGTCGGCGAGGGGATTGCCGAAGCCGAACTGGCCGAGTGGTTCGTGACAGTGGGCGAGCTCGTCCATGAGGACACCGTGCTGGCCGCCGTCACCACCGACAAGGCGACCGCGGAGCTTCCCTCCCCGGTGACGGGGCGCGTCGTATGGCTTGGGGGCGAGGCCGGCGACATCGTCGCTGTCGGCGCGCCGCTGATCCGCTTGGCAGTCGAGGATGCGGGCGATGCAGACCAAGTCCCCGACGGCCTCCCCATCCCGAACGCGGATCCGCCCTCCCCTGCGCCCGGCCATGATCCTGCCGCCGCGCATAGGGAGGGCGAGAAGGCGAGCGCGTCGCCGGCGGTCAGGCATCGCGCACGCAAGGCCGGAATCGATCTGGGTCGTGTGCCCGGCTCGGGGCCTTCAGGCCGCGTGACGCACGAAGATCTCGACGCCTATCTGACCGGTGACGCGCGCGGGACGGGAACGCCCAGCCTGAGGCCGAACACAACGGTCGAACAGATCAAAGTCACGGGTGTCCGCCGCAAGATCGCGGAGAAGATGACCCTCGCGGCTTCGCGCATTCCCCACATCACCTATGTCGAGGAGGTCGACGTCACGGCGCTCGAGGATCTCAGGTCCACGCTCAACGCGAACAGGCGCGCGGAGCGACCGAAGCTGACGCTGCTCCCGTTCCTGATGCAGGCTCTGGTGAGAGCCATCGCCGACCAGCCGCATCTGAACGCGCTCTACGACGATGAAGCCGGCATCCTCCACCAGCACGGCAGCGTGCATGTCGGTGTCGCGACCCAGACCCCCGCGGGTCTCGTCGTTCCCGTCGTCCGGCACGTGGAGGCGCGGGACCTGTGGGACTGCGGCGCCGAACTGACCCGCGTCACGGAGGCGGCCCGAACGGGCTCCGCCACGCGGCAGGAATTGGGCGGCTCGGCGATCACCGTCACCTCGCTCGGTGCCCTGGGCGGCATCGCCTCGACCCCGATCATCAACCATCCGGAGGTCGCCATCATCGGCGTCAACAGGATCGCGACGCGGCCGGTCTGGAACGGGGCGGCGTTCATCCCGCGCAAGATGATGAATCTGTCGTCGAGCTTCGACCATCGCGTCATCGACGGCTGGGATGCGGCTGTGTTCGTCCAGCGGATCAAGACGCTCTTGGAAACGCCGGCTCTGATCTTCGTGGATGCGTAGCTCGGCACCGCCTCGTGCCGGATGTTTGCCCTGAGGCCATCCGGCTTGCACGCGGTCCCGGCCTCACGCACGGCCCTGAGGGGCGCCCCGGTCGAAGCGCTCCAGCAGTCGCTCGGCGCGGCGCAGGTGGGGACGGTCGAGCATGGCCCCAGCCTGCCCGATCACCCCCGTCCCCGGCGAACCCGCGAAGGCCGCGACCACGGCCCGCGCTTCGGCCAAGGCCGCCTCAGAGGGCGAGAAGGCCGCGTTGATGATCGGGACTTGAGCCGGGTGGATCGCCAATTTCCCGACGAAACCGTCCCGGTGGGCCTCGCGGCATTCCCGTTCGAGCGCCGCGAGGTCCCGATAGGCGAGATGAACCGTGTCGATCGCGTCTGTCTCGGCTGCGGCCGCCGCGAGCAGGGTGAGGTCGCGCGCGAGGCGATACGGACCGGTCCAGGCTCCGGTCCCGTCGCGGTTGGTCTCGGCTCCCAGATCGGCGCAGAGGTCCTCCGCCCCCAGGTGAGCCCGCAGAGACGCGGATGCCCCTCGGACAGGGTCGTCAGCGCGAGGACGGCGCGGGCCGTCTCGGTGGCGATGGGCAGGATCCGCGTCGCGCCGGCAGCGATGCCGCTGGCGGCCTCGAACCGGTGCAGATGTGCATCGAGCGCGCGGATGTCCGCGCTCATGACGGCTTTGGGCAGCATGATGCCGTAAGGTCGCGCCGGCATCACCGCCGCGAGGTCGTCCTCCGCCCAGCCCGTCCCGAGGGCGTTCACGCGCACGAAAACCAGCGGCCCCCCGGCGGTGCTCCCGACCTCCTCCAGGAACGCGGCGGCCTGCCGGCGCGCCGCCGCCTTACCGCTCGCGGCGACCGAGTCCTCCAGGTCGATGATGAGGGCGTCGGCGCCGGCGTTCAGCGCCGTCTCGAGCTTCCGCGGGGCGTCGCCCGGAACGAACAGCAGCGCGCGCATCGGCGTCACGCTCCGCTCGTAGCGGGCCGACGGCGCATGAAAGCCTGCCTGCGGCACTCGGCAACCAGAACTTCGTCCTGCCGGTAGGCCCGGTGGATGAGATCGGCGATCCCCGCATCGTCGCGGGAGCGCGAGACGCGTTTGGCCGCCACCTCGGTGGTCACGCGGATGGTGTCGCCCTCGAAGAGCGGGGCCGGGAAGCGCACCTCGGTCATGCCGAGATTGCCGATCGTGGTGCCCAGCGTCAGGTCGTTGACCGCGATGCCGATCATCAGCCCGAGCGTGAACAGCGAGTTCATCAGCGGCCGACCCCACTCCGTCTCGGTCGCGCAGAAATGCGCGTCGATGTGGAGGGGCTGCGGGTTGAGCGTCATGCTCGAGAACAGGATGTTGTCCGTCTGCGTCACCGTGCGGGTGAGCCGATGGGACAGGACCGCGCCGACCTCGAAATCCTCGTAATAGAGGCCGCCCCGCGGATGGGGCGCGTGGGACGAGGGAGTCATTCGGATTCCGCCTGCGTCAGGGTGAACAGGCTGGCGCCCTCCGCCACCTGCAGGCCGGGCTCGGCCGTCACCGCGCGGACCGTACCGTCTGCCGGTGCGGTGAGCGTGTGCTCCATCTTCATCGCCTCGATGGTGCCGAGGCGCTGGCCGCGCGTGACATGGTCGCCGGGGGCGACATGGACGGCAACGATCCGGCCGTGCATCGGTGCGGTGACGTCACCCGCCTGCGCCGTCTGCGCCGAGGCGGCTTGCGCCGGATCGGGCGCTTGAAGGCTGATCTGGCGCCCTCCGTGCAGGACGAGAAACCCGCACCCGGTGGGCACGACCTCGATCATCCGGTCTTCAGCCGCGTGGGTCGGACAGGCTTGCCCCCGGTAGCGGACCTCCGGCAGGCCGCGCGCGCCGGGATCCGGCCAGACCAGGGTAACCTCGTCGCGCCGACCGTCGATCCGGAGCGGCCAGGGCTGCCGGCGCGGCGCGCCGAGCTGAAAGCCGTCGGCGCAATCCCAGGGTGAAGCCGTCCTGCCCTCCATTGGCTGCGGCTCGAAGCCCAGCAGCGCCAGCACCCCGAGGCCGATGCAGGCCGGGTCGATGTCCGACGGGAACTCCGCGAGCCTGTCCCGCTGGCGCTCGATCAAGGCGGTGTCGTACCGGCCGGCCTGGACGGCCTCGGACGCGGTCAGGCGCCGCAGGAAGGCGAGATTCGTCCGCGGCCCGGCAACGCGCGTCGCCTCGAGCGCCTGGCGCAGGCGTGCGATGGCCTCGGCGCGTGTTGGGCCGTGGGCGATCAGCTTGGCGATCAGCGGGTCGTAGTGAGGGCCGACGACGTCGCCGGCACGCAGGCCCGTATCGACGCGCACGGCCTCGGGCAGGCGCAGCGCGTGGAGTCGGCCGGTCGAGGGCAGAAAGCCCGCCGCCGGATCCTCGGCGTAGAGCCTCGCCTCGATCGCGTGCCCTTCGATCCGCAGATCGTCCTGGCTTGCGGGAAGCGGCTCGCCGGCCGCGACCTTGAACTGCCACGCGACGAGGTCGAGGCCGGTAATCGCCTCGGTGACCGGATGCTCCACTTGGAGACGGGTGTTCATCTCCATGAACCAGAAGCTCTCGGGCGTGAGGGCCTGGTCCCCAGAGGCGATGAATTCGACCGTGCCGGCGCCGACGTAATCGACCGCCCGGGCGGCATGGAGGGCGGCCTGCCCCATTGCCGCGCGCACCGCCGCCGTCATGCCCGGTGCGGGCGCCTCCTCGATGACCTTCTGGTGGCGGCGCTGCAGGGAACAGTCGCGCTCGAACAGGTGGACCGCGCCGCCCTGCACGTCGCAGAAGACCTGAACCTCGATATGGCGCGGGTTCGGCACGTACCGCTCGAGCAGGACCTGCGCATTGCCGAAGGCGCTTGTGGCCTCGCGTCGCGCACTCTCGAGGGCCTCGGTGAAGCCCGTCGGCGCATCGACGCGCCGGATCCCCTTCCCGCC
This window of the Methylobacterium tardum genome carries:
- a CDS encoding tetratricopeptide repeat protein, with product MLVGSISCGASSAHDGDPGVGAAQSCDHLASAPWDPDAPDAQRTVNFRDLRAGAAIAACQAAIAEAPRLRRFHFQLGRAYDRQGANQDAFEAYRRAAELGSGAAKVNIGILYQQGRRFEKSDAKARAWFRDAAETGIPEGMYCYAVALDNGIGGSPDAAAARTWYVKAAARGTTKARDALVRLELDGAGTGTRCD
- a CDS encoding S1C family serine protease gives rise to the protein MIAGRQKWHGTFTGFERGDAHGLYQSGLKERFVADLSESGSINVIFQGRQIAVLSLVGSTEAFDAVIGCQKDVTTAAAKAEPAPDNPRKLEAGMTSTGTGFYVSERGHLLTNNHVVEACSDISVQQPGHTALRARLVARDAANDLAVLTTDFPQKVVPPLSIRARLGENVYVYGYPQSNVLASTGNFTIGSVTATAGSGDDTRKIQISAPVQQGNSGGPALDQFGNVIGVVQSKQVAFASGDVPQNVNFAIKSAIALNFLEANGVEAPINVRMTDPMDGAAIAEKARDFTVQITCR
- a CDS encoding phasin family protein yields the protein MNIAPNLEVPNALRELAEKGIDQARQAFEGFIEEARQTVAATQGGAHTAGASTQDMASYSLRAAEQNVRATLDFAQRLTRARSLQEALQLQADFACSQLAAVQAQATEFGGMAQSATKQDSEHAMNAARSGADQSRMSMEDGDEVGR
- a CDS encoding polyhydroxyalkanoate depolymerase, whose product is MLYLMRDAYDQMLSPMRMAAEMARTACENPFSPLAYTPNGRAVAASCELFERATRTYPKPAFNLPTCERVVWERPFCRVIAFGMPSAKPKLLLVAPLSGHYATLLRGTVAAFLDTHQVFITDWADAKKVPLSAGRFDLGDYIDYCTAIFEALGPDLHVMAVCQPSVPVLAAIARMEAEDHPLVPRSTVLVGGPIDTRRSPTAVNKLPQEKQIGWFKQHCIHPVPWTHQGHGRDVYPGFLQLAGFISMNLDRHQTAHWDMFNHLVQGDGDSADKHREFYDEYLAVMDLTAEYYLQTVETVFIEHLLPRGEMRHRGKPVDPAAIQRCALMAIEGEKDDITGIGQTRAALDLTLNLSAEKKAYHLQMGAGHYGIFNGSRFRTEIVPKIVAFMEAHAEPAMIVPPISLGHLLPDAADPDLSVPAALLTHDACAASEAARALHA
- a CDS encoding PAS domain-containing protein produces the protein MFPDDDEFEFSAPDRGWNYEPSRAELFRDFTSPVYTTDAEGWLTYYNDSAAELWGYRPELGKTRWCGCWRIYTPDGALLPLDQCPMAVAIKSGQPIRGVQAVLERPDGTRIPFMPYPTPLRDSSGNLVAASNVLLKITNLNASGPTDLPAEEWAAPVLEIRAAGLHLEDLTGSLQATLAALADVEFNYQIDCERLEGWSGSADEKDRVLNQLGQKRQHQREALNKRFQQLQQDAVHAMMRGAPDPKRATTRVPSGCDTVH
- a CDS encoding 3-methyl-2-oxobutanoate dehydrogenase (2-methylpropanoyl-transferring) subunit alpha, with the protein product MAEVTPLALHVPEPAVRPGGVPDFSSVKIPKAGAVPRPDVDTGSEAIRDLAFSIIRVLNREGEAVGPWAGLLSDDELRDGLRDMMTLRTFDARMLLSQRQGKTSFYMQHLGEEAVSCAFQKALAPGDMNFPTYRQAGLLIASGYPLVTMACQIYSNARDPLKGRQLPVLYSSKEHGFFTVSGNLATQYVQAVGWAMASAIRRDTKIAAAWIGDGSTAESDFHAALVFASTYKAPVVLNIVNNQWAISTFQGIARGGAGTFAARGLGFGIPALRVDGNDYLAVYAVAKWAIARARSNLGPTLIEYVTYRVGAHSTSDDPSAYRPKTESDAWPLGDPVIRLKNHLIRRGAWSEERHKQAEAEILESVIAAQKEAESFGTLHSGSRPSAREMFEGVYAEMPPHLLRQRQQAGV
- a CDS encoding alpha-ketoacid dehydrogenase subunit beta, translated to MPRMSMVEAIRDAMDVMMARDESVVVFGEDVGYFGGVFRCTYGLQQKYGTSRCFDAPVSESGIVGTAVGMAAYGLRPCVEIQFADYVYPAYDQIVSEAARLRYRSNGEFTCPLVIRMPTGGGIFGGQTHSQSPEALFTHVSGLKTVVPSNPYDAKGLLIAAIEDPDPVIFLEPKRLYNGPFDGHHERPVTPWSKHAASDVPAGHFALPLGKASIARAGTDVTVLAYGTMVHVAQAAAAETGIDAEIIDLRTLVPYDLDTMVASVAKTGRCVVIHEATLTSGFGAELAALIQETCFYHLEAPVARVAGWDTPYPHAQEWDYFPGPGRVARALVETVEA